In a single window of the Prevotella melaninogenica genome:
- a CDS encoding radical SAM protein has product MSTIIYPSPIFGPVHSRRLGISLGINLMPADGKICTFDCIYCECGFNKDHRTKTPHPTRERVAEALEAKLKEMQQENIHPDVLTFAGNGEPTSHPHFDEIIDDTIRLRNKYCPQAKISVLSNSTFIHRPKIHEALSKVDNNILKLDTINAEYIKKVDRPTQPSYDVNRIIADIKSFNGQAIIQTMFMKGTTEDGYNVDNTTEAFVAPWLETIKEIAPREVMIYTIDRETPDQHLQKATHEELDAIRDRVIALGIPCTASY; this is encoded by the coding sequence ATGAGCACGATTATCTATCCATCCCCTATATTTGGACCTGTTCACAGCCGCCGCCTTGGTATTTCATTAGGTATCAACCTAATGCCTGCAGACGGCAAGATATGCACTTTCGACTGCATATACTGTGAATGTGGATTCAACAAAGACCACCGCACAAAGACACCCCACCCTACCCGTGAGCGTGTTGCAGAGGCTTTGGAAGCAAAGCTAAAGGAGATGCAACAAGAGAATATTCACCCTGATGTATTGACTTTTGCAGGTAATGGCGAGCCTACCTCCCACCCACACTTTGATGAAATCATTGACGACACTATCCGCCTACGTAACAAATATTGCCCACAAGCAAAGATTTCCGTCCTCAGTAACTCTACGTTCATCCATCGTCCGAAAATTCATGAGGCTTTATCAAAGGTAGATAACAACATCTTGAAACTCGATACAATCAATGCCGAGTATATCAAAAAAGTAGACCGCCCAACGCAGCCTTCCTATGATGTAAACAGAATCATTGCAGATATCAAGTCTTTCAACGGACAAGCAATTATCCAAACAATGTTTATGAAAGGGACAACGGAAGACGGATATAATGTTGACAATACAACTGAAGCCTTTGTTGCACCGTGGCTTGAGACAATCAAAGAGATTGCTCCACGTGAAGTAATGATATACACCATCGATCGTGAGACGCCCGACCAACACCTACAAAAGGCGACACACGAAGAATTAGATGCCATCCGTGATCGTGTCATCGCATTGGGAATCCCTTGCACAGCATCATATTAA
- a CDS encoding single-stranded DNA-binding protein: MKKEYQKPFTLLVKMETEGDFLMDSAHSTQHEGFTNSNTTTPVVDDGTDDDSPF; the protein is encoded by the coding sequence ATGAAGAAGGAATATCAAAAGCCATTCACTCTTTTGGTGAAAATGGAGACTGAAGGTGATTTCTTAATGGATAGTGCTCATAGCACTCAACACGAGGGATTCACAAATAGTAATACCACTACCCCTGTAGTTGATGATGGTACTGATGATGACTCACCATTTTAA
- a CDS encoding efflux RND transporter periplasmic adaptor subunit translates to MKKKSILLSAIAAVTVLLTSCGGGGRQSLPTNNEYPVVTIGAANAQLKTTFPATIKGVQDVEVRPKVSGFITKLYVHEGEYVRAGQVLFVVDNSTYQAAVRQAEAQVVSAQSGVASAQARVVQANASLNSANAQAATSRLAYSNSKNLYSNKVIGDYEMEAAKNTYETAQAAVSQAQSGVESAKAAVVQAQAAVRQAQAMLATAKDNLGFCYVKSPASGYVGSLPYKEGALVSASSAQPVTTVSNTSSIEVYFSMTESDVLKLSRTNNGLNNAIKSFPSVSLLLADGTTYNHEGVVVKTSGIIDATTGTVSVIARFPNPEHLLKSGGSGQIVIAKTNNRALLVPQEATVQVQDKIFVYKVDAKSKVHYTEITVDPQNDGINYIVTSGLKMGDRIVSKGLSSLEDGAEITALTPAEYDKAIEKAEKLGANQGSASGFLKAMKGEDK, encoded by the coding sequence ATGAAGAAAAAAAGTATCTTATTGTCTGCTATAGCAGCAGTGACAGTGTTACTTACCAGTTGTGGTGGAGGAGGAAGACAAAGTCTTCCAACAAACAATGAGTATCCAGTAGTTACAATTGGTGCAGCTAATGCACAGTTAAAAACAACATTCCCTGCAACTATTAAGGGTGTGCAGGATGTTGAGGTGCGTCCGAAGGTAAGTGGCTTTATAACAAAGCTGTATGTACATGAAGGTGAGTATGTTCGTGCAGGACAGGTTCTTTTTGTGGTAGATAACTCTACTTATCAGGCTGCAGTGCGTCAGGCAGAAGCTCAGGTCGTATCAGCGCAGAGTGGTGTTGCAAGTGCGCAGGCTCGTGTCGTACAAGCTAATGCAAGCCTTAATTCTGCCAATGCACAGGCAGCAACTTCACGTTTGGCTTATAGTAACAGTAAGAACCTTTATAGTAATAAGGTGATTGGTGATTATGAGATGGAGGCAGCTAAGAATACTTACGAGACAGCACAGGCTGCAGTTAGTCAGGCACAGAGTGGAGTTGAGTCTGCTAAGGCTGCTGTCGTACAAGCGCAAGCTGCTGTTCGTCAAGCTCAGGCAATGCTTGCAACAGCTAAGGATAACCTTGGTTTCTGCTATGTGAAAAGTCCAGCATCTGGTTATGTAGGTAGTCTTCCTTATAAGGAGGGTGCTTTGGTTAGCGCGTCTTCTGCACAGCCAGTTACTACTGTTAGCAATACTTCTTCTATCGAAGTTTATTTCTCAATGACTGAATCTGATGTATTGAAGCTTAGTCGTACTAATAATGGTTTGAACAATGCTATCAAGTCTTTCCCAAGTGTTAGTTTGTTGTTGGCTGATGGTACGACTTACAATCATGAGGGAGTAGTTGTTAAGACCAGTGGTATTATTGATGCAACAACTGGTACAGTAAGTGTTATTGCACGTTTTCCTAACCCAGAGCACTTGTTGAAGAGCGGTGGTAGTGGTCAGATTGTTATTGCAAAGACTAACAATCGTGCTTTGTTGGTACCACAAGAGGCTACTGTACAGGTTCAGGATAAGATCTTTGTATATAAGGTTGATGCTAAGAGCAAGGTTCATTATACTGAGATTACAGTTGATCCACAGAATGATGGAATTAACTATATCGTGACAAGTGGTCTTAAGATGGGCGACCGTATTGTGAGCAAGGGTCTTTCAAGTCTTGAGGATGGTGCAGAGATTACTGCACTTACTCCTGCTGAGTATGACAAAGCCATTGAGAAAGCAGAGAAATTGGGTGCAAACCAAGGTTCAGCATCAGGCTTCCTTAAAGCTATGAAGGGAGAAGATAAGTAG
- a CDS encoding CCA tRNA nucleotidyltransferase → MRDLSDAELAQLIDKDIFHHISTAADKLGLECYVVGGYVRDLFLERPSNDIDVVVVGSGIQVASELKAILGKKAHLSVFRNFGTAQVKYKNIEVEFVGARKESYSHDSRKPIVEDGTLEDDQNRRDFTINAMAICLNKARFGELVDPFDGVDDLWDGIIRTPLDPDVTFSDDPLRMMRCVRFATQLNFFIEDETFEALERNAERIKIISGERIEEELNKIMMTATPSKGFIELYRCGLLQLILPELVALDVVETRNGRAHKNNFYHTLEVLDNICKYTDNLWLRWSALLHDVGKAKCKRWDATAGWTFHNHNFVGAKMVPNIFRRLKLPMDSKMKYVQKQVDLHMRPIAIADEEVTDSAVRRLLNDAGDDIDDLMTLCEADITSKNAVRKQRFLDNFRIVREKLKDLKDRDYKRLLQPCVDGNEIMEMFNLKPSREVGLLKQTLKDAVLDNRVPNEREPLLALLREKAKELGLV, encoded by the coding sequence ATGCGAGATCTCTCAGATGCCGAATTGGCACAGCTTATAGACAAAGATATATTTCATCATATTTCAACAGCAGCCGATAAACTTGGCTTGGAATGCTATGTTGTGGGCGGTTACGTGCGTGATTTGTTCTTGGAACGTCCGTCAAATGATATAGATGTTGTGGTTGTTGGAAGCGGTATTCAGGTTGCAAGTGAATTGAAAGCCATCTTAGGTAAGAAGGCTCATCTGTCCGTTTTCCGTAACTTCGGAACAGCACAAGTAAAGTACAAGAATATCGAGGTTGAATTTGTCGGTGCACGAAAGGAAAGTTATAGCCATGACAGTAGGAAACCAATAGTTGAAGATGGTACATTGGAAGATGACCAGAATCGCCGTGATTTCACGATTAATGCGATGGCTATATGTTTGAATAAAGCACGCTTTGGCGAATTGGTTGACCCATTTGATGGTGTTGATGACCTTTGGGATGGTATTATCCGTACACCACTTGACCCTGATGTTACTTTCTCTGATGACCCATTACGTATGATGCGTTGTGTTCGCTTTGCTACACAACTTAATTTCTTCATAGAGGACGAGACCTTCGAGGCTTTGGAACGTAATGCTGAACGAATCAAGATTATAAGTGGGGAACGTATTGAAGAGGAGTTGAATAAGATTATGATGACTGCAACACCAAGCAAGGGATTTATAGAACTATATCGTTGTGGTCTTTTGCAGCTTATTCTTCCAGAACTTGTTGCACTCGATGTCGTGGAGACAAGAAACGGACGTGCTCATAAGAATAATTTCTATCATACGCTTGAGGTATTGGATAATATCTGTAAGTACACGGATAATCTATGGTTGCGTTGGTCTGCGTTGTTGCATGATGTGGGCAAGGCTAAGTGTAAGCGTTGGGATGCTACAGCAGGTTGGACCTTCCATAATCATAACTTTGTAGGTGCAAAGATGGTTCCAAACATCTTCCGTCGTCTTAAACTCCCGATGGATAGTAAAATGAAGTATGTGCAGAAACAAGTTGATTTACACATGCGTCCGATTGCTATTGCTGATGAGGAGGTGACCGATTCTGCGGTACGTCGATTGCTGAATGATGCTGGTGATGATATAGATGACTTGATGACCCTCTGTGAGGCAGATATAACAAGTAAGAATGCAGTTCGTAAACAACGTTTCTTAGATAACTTTCGTATTGTTCGAGAGAAATTAAAGGATTTGAAAGATCGTGATTATAAGCGTCTTTTACAGCCTTGTGTTGATGGAAACGAGATTATGGAAATGTTTAATTTGAAGCCGAGTAGGGAGGTTGGATTGCTGAAACAAACATTGAAAGATGCTGTACTTGATAACAGAGTTCCTAATGAACGTGAACCGCTTTTAGCTTTGTTACGAGAAAAGGCAAAGGAATTGGGTTTAGTATAG
- a CDS encoding efflux transporter outer membrane subunit — protein sequence MKKLNIIIIALAGLSLTGCKSLYGNYERPDVKTNGIVRDPVDDKATLEGANDFGNLPWRSVFTDPHLQTLIEKALNNNPDLLNAALNVDIAEQQVKAAKLSFLPSVAFAPTGTISHFGTHTSSTQAYTLPISASWEVDLFGKLRSTKKSAQMALMQVQDYKVYAQTNLIGSVANLYYTLLMLDRQKQIVDNMLGLTKNTWDVMKLQMEFGRARSTSVQSAEAAFYSVQTQAADIRRQIRETENTLSLLLGEPAQTVARGSLENQSLPANFAGGIGVELLSNRADVHANEMALAQCFYNVQTARSRFYPSLTISPTGAWTNSGGMVNPGKLLLSVVGSLTQPIFMRGQLVAGLRVAEDKYKQAYNTWQNSILKAGSEVSNALVAYNAATEKEQLRKQQIDVLNKNVEHTQMLYTQSSSTYLEVITAQQSLLNAEISQVQEQFTKLQSIVNLYKALGGGAK from the coding sequence ATGAAAAAATTAAATATAATCATCATAGCTCTTGCAGGCTTGTCACTGACAGGCTGTAAGAGTCTCTATGGCAATTACGAACGTCCTGACGTTAAGACGAATGGCATTGTTCGCGACCCTGTTGATGACAAGGCAACACTTGAAGGTGCTAATGACTTCGGTAATCTGCCATGGCGTAGTGTCTTCACTGACCCACATCTGCAGACACTCATAGAGAAAGCTCTTAATAATAACCCTGACTTGCTCAATGCTGCACTGAACGTAGATATTGCTGAGCAGCAGGTTAAGGCGGCTAAGTTGTCATTCTTGCCGTCAGTTGCTTTCGCCCCAACAGGTACGATTTCCCATTTCGGTACGCATACATCATCAACACAGGCTTATACGCTTCCAATCTCAGCAAGCTGGGAGGTAGACCTTTTTGGTAAGCTTCGTTCTACTAAGAAGTCTGCTCAAATGGCGTTAATGCAGGTACAGGACTATAAGGTTTATGCACAGACAAACCTCATCGGTAGTGTTGCAAACCTTTATTATACACTCTTGATGCTCGACCGTCAGAAGCAGATAGTTGATAATATGTTGGGCCTAACCAAGAATACTTGGGATGTGATGAAACTGCAGATGGAGTTCGGTCGTGCTCGTTCAACGAGTGTACAGAGTGCTGAGGCTGCTTTCTATAGTGTTCAGACACAGGCTGCAGACATTCGTCGTCAGATTCGTGAGACAGAGAATACACTTAGTTTACTTCTTGGTGAGCCTGCTCAGACGGTTGCACGTGGAAGTCTTGAGAACCAAAGTTTACCCGCTAACTTCGCTGGTGGTATCGGTGTAGAGTTGTTGAGTAACCGTGCTGATGTTCATGCTAACGAAATGGCTTTGGCACAGTGCTTCTATAATGTTCAGACAGCTCGCAGCCGTTTCTATCCTTCATTGACCATTTCACCTACTGGTGCATGGACAAACAGTGGCGGCATGGTAAACCCAGGAAAACTTCTTTTAAGTGTTGTAGGTAGCCTTACGCAACCTATCTTTATGCGTGGTCAATTGGTAGCAGGATTACGTGTTGCAGAGGATAAGTATAAGCAGGCATACAATACATGGCAGAATAGTATTCTCAAGGCTGGATCTGAGGTGAGCAACGCACTTGTTGCTTACAATGCAGCTACTGAAAAAGAGCAGTTGCGTAAACAGCAGATTGATGTCTTGAATAAGAATGTTGAGCACACACAGATGCTCTATACACAGAGTTCAAGTACTTATCTTGAGGTTATCACCGCACAGCAGAGTCTACTTAATGCTGAGATTTCACAGGTTCAGGAGCAGTTTACAAAGCTTCAGTCGATTGTCAATTTGTACAAGGCCTTGGGTGGAGGTGCGAAGTAA
- a CDS encoding DUF1810 family protein — translation MLGAIIGDIIGSVYEFQNKKQKNFPLFTPMSRFTDDTVMTLAVAKWLTEDKEHSKEGLVQRMQSLGKRYPNAGYGGGFKRWLNDCHPKPYNSYGNGSAMRVSPIAFYAQSLEETLRLATISAEVTHNHPEGIKGAKAIAAATYLARTGATKAEIKAYIEEDYKYNLNQQLDDIWPALTTDLTCQKTVPAAILAFLKGEDFEDVIRIAVSLGGDSDTLAAMAGSIAQTFYGLPQKLATHCYALLTPDLRTILCKFEESIGTLIPDPFHIERFIKAQNADNTYQRALEEMQRGHKASHWIWYIFPQLKGLGHSAYSQYYGLADTDEARTFLANSCLNERLREITSTLLTHKDRKIEHLMGSYVDALKLKSSMTLFDTISPNDIFAEVLKIFYNGEKDRNTMRKIG, via the coding sequence ATGTTAGGAGCAATCATTGGAGATATCATTGGCTCAGTATATGAGTTCCAGAACAAAAAGCAAAAGAACTTTCCTCTTTTCACACCAATGAGTAGGTTTACAGATGACACTGTGATGACTTTGGCTGTTGCAAAATGGCTGACAGAAGACAAAGAACACAGCAAAGAAGGACTTGTACAGCGAATGCAAAGCTTAGGAAAACGATATCCTAACGCTGGGTATGGCGGAGGTTTCAAGCGATGGCTGAATGATTGTCATCCAAAGCCTTATAACAGCTATGGCAATGGCTCGGCAATGCGGGTCAGTCCTATTGCTTTCTATGCACAGAGTTTAGAGGAAACATTAAGACTTGCTACAATCTCTGCAGAGGTTACGCATAATCATCCAGAAGGCATCAAAGGTGCTAAAGCAATTGCTGCCGCAACTTATCTTGCTCGCACAGGAGCTACGAAAGCAGAGATAAAGGCTTATATAGAGGAGGACTACAAGTACAATTTAAATCAGCAATTAGATGATATCTGGCCCGCTCTCACCACTGATCTGACTTGTCAAAAGACTGTCCCTGCTGCTATTTTAGCCTTTTTGAAAGGTGAGGACTTTGAAGATGTAATAAGAATTGCAGTTTCATTGGGTGGAGATTCAGACACGTTAGCAGCGATGGCTGGAAGTATTGCACAAACTTTTTATGGTCTTCCTCAAAAACTTGCCACTCACTGTTATGCCCTTCTGACACCTGACTTGCGAACTATTCTCTGTAAGTTTGAAGAAAGTATTGGCACACTGATCCCCGACCCTTTCCACATTGAAAGATTTATCAAGGCTCAGAATGCTGACAACACCTACCAACGAGCGTTGGAAGAAATGCAGCGAGGGCATAAAGCCTCTCACTGGATATGGTATATCTTCCCACAACTAAAAGGACTTGGACATAGTGCCTATTCACAATACTACGGCTTGGCAGATACTGACGAAGCCCGTACATTCCTTGCAAACTCATGCTTGAATGAACGATTACGCGAAATAACCAGCACCCTACTAACGCATAAAGATAGAAAGATAGAACATCTCATGGGTAGCTATGTTGATGCCTTAAAGCTAAAATCCTCAATGACATTGTTCGATACTATTAGTCCAAATGATATCTTTGCAGAAGTTCTAAAAATATTTTACAATGGTGAGAAAGACCGCAACACAATGAGAAAGATAGGCTAA
- the lpxA gene encoding acyl-ACP--UDP-N-acetylglucosamine O-acyltransferase: MSSEISPKAEISPKAKIGDGCKIFPFVYIEDDVVIGDNCVIFPFVSILNGTRMGNGNKVHQGSVLAALPQDFEFVGEKSELIIGDNNIIRENVVINRATHRGCKTVLGSNNFLMEGAHISHDTVVGDRCVFGYGAKVAGDCHIGTGALISSNVVEKANTRVGEYAVVQAGTTFSKDVPPYVIAGGSPISYNGVNTTISKTAGVDEKVIKHIANAYRLLFHGQTSIFDACIQIEQQVPDSPAIRNILEFVRGTEEGIISKL, translated from the coding sequence ATGAGTAGCGAAATTAGTCCAAAAGCTGAGATTTCTCCAAAGGCAAAGATTGGAGACGGCTGTAAGATATTCCCATTCGTATATATAGAGGATGATGTTGTCATTGGTGATAACTGTGTCATCTTTCCCTTTGTGAGCATCTTAAACGGTACTCGTATGGGTAACGGAAACAAGGTTCATCAAGGTTCAGTACTTGCTGCTTTACCACAAGACTTCGAGTTTGTGGGTGAGAAGAGCGAACTGATTATAGGTGATAATAATATAATTCGAGAGAATGTTGTCATCAATCGTGCTACACATCGTGGTTGCAAGACTGTTCTTGGTTCAAACAACTTCTTGATGGAAGGTGCACATATCAGTCATGACACTGTCGTTGGTGACCGTTGTGTCTTTGGTTATGGTGCAAAGGTAGCTGGTGATTGTCACATTGGTACTGGTGCTCTTATCTCGTCCAATGTTGTTGAAAAAGCCAATACTCGTGTTGGTGAGTATGCTGTTGTACAAGCTGGTACAACCTTCTCTAAGGATGTCCCTCCTTATGTTATTGCTGGTGGGTCACCTATTAGTTATAATGGTGTAAATACAACTATCAGCAAGACTGCAGGTGTTGACGAAAAGGTAATCAAACACATAGCGAATGCTTATCGTCTGTTATTCCATGGTCAGACTTCGATTTTCGATGCTTGTATCCAGATAGAACAGCAGGTGCCAGACTCACCTGCAATCCGTAATATCCTCGAATTCGTACGAGGTACAGAAGAAGGAATCATCAGTAAATTATAA
- a CDS encoding efflux RND transporter permease subunit produces the protein MTFTNFIKRPVLSTVISIFFVLLGIIGLISLPIEQYPNIAPPTISIQTFYQGADAQTVLNSVITPLEESINGVENMTYMESTATNAGMAMITVYFKQGADPNMAAVNVQNRVSQAQALLPAEVTRVGVTVSKRQSSNVVMYSLTTDDGRYDDEFLTNYNNINIVPMLKRINGVGDVQTPGMKTYSMRIWLYPDKMKQHKLVPSDVSMALAEQNIEAAPGSFGEQSNQKFEYTMRYKGRLKTPEEYGNIIISSNTNGQTVHLRDVAKVELGGLQYSVMMKNNSRPAVIGMINQVAGSNATQIADDVKTALADAQKQMPPGMKVTIEQDVTEFLFASIEEVLFTLVITLLLVFFVVYIFLQDFRSTVIPMIAVPVALIGTFFFLWVFGFSINLLTLSALLLAIAIVVDDAIVVVEAVHAKLDLGYKSALTAAIDAMNEISGAIISITLVMAAVFVPVSFMGGTSGTFYREFGVTMAVSIVISALNALTLSPALCAIFLKPHSKDEEHKKLSRIDRFHMAFNTQYDKINSKYQTVVEKIINHRWISSVTVILGIVALVVTMKFTQTGLVPNEDTGTLFAMISMPPGTSQAETQKVTDQIDRMLASNPYIERREQIVGYNFMAGQGSNQSTFIIKLKPFAEREYGMIDRIKSVFDGAGIAGLFIDPTSSNMILGMIYKQTASIKGAQIIAFGPPMIPGYGLSNGVSFVLQDKTGGDLNKFYKVAQDYLAALNKRPEFSRALTTYNPNYPQYMVDVDVAKAKQAGTSPSAILAVLQGYYGGMYASNFNSYGKLFRVMIQGTVESRMSEDGLTNIYVRTTGGMAPVSEFCTLKRVYGPSNITRFNLFTSIAISATPADGYSSGQAIQAAEEVAKQVLPQGYGYEFSGLTRSEKEASNSTAMIFVLCIVFVYLILSAQYESYILPLAVILSIPIGLAGAFIFTMIFGHSNDIYMQISLIMLIGLLAKNAILIVEFALERRRTGMAIKYAAILGAGARLRPILMTSLAMIIGLLPLMFASGVGRNGNQTLGAAAVGGMLIGTLCQVFVVPALFAFFQYLQERVKPLVFEDEASRDVIKELEQFSKGLATDYKIEE, from the coding sequence ATGACATTTACGAATTTTATCAAACGACCGGTATTGTCAACGGTTATATCAATCTTCTTTGTACTCTTGGGTATAATTGGATTGATATCACTGCCTATTGAACAATATCCGAATATTGCTCCTCCTACGATTTCTATTCAGACATTTTACCAGGGAGCTGATGCCCAGACTGTATTGAACTCTGTTATTACACCGTTGGAGGAAAGTATCAATGGTGTTGAGAACATGACTTATATGGAGTCAACAGCAACCAATGCTGGTATGGCAATGATTACTGTTTACTTCAAGCAAGGAGCAGATCCTAACATGGCAGCTGTGAACGTGCAGAACCGTGTATCACAAGCACAGGCGCTGTTGCCTGCTGAAGTAACACGTGTGGGTGTGACGGTGTCAAAGCGTCAGAGCTCAAATGTGGTGATGTATTCTCTTACGACAGATGATGGACGATATGATGATGAGTTCCTTACGAACTATAACAATATCAATATCGTACCAATGTTGAAGCGTATCAATGGTGTCGGCGACGTACAGACACCTGGTATGAAAACTTACTCCATGCGTATCTGGCTATATCCTGATAAGATGAAGCAGCATAAGCTTGTTCCATCAGATGTTTCTATGGCTTTGGCTGAGCAGAATATCGAGGCTGCACCGGGTTCGTTTGGCGAGCAGAGTAATCAGAAGTTTGAATATACTATGCGTTATAAGGGTCGTCTAAAGACCCCAGAGGAATATGGTAATATCATTATCTCAAGTAATACTAATGGGCAGACCGTTCACTTGCGCGATGTGGCAAAGGTTGAGTTAGGTGGTTTGCAGTATTCTGTTATGATGAAGAACAATAGTCGTCCTGCTGTTATTGGTATGATTAATCAGGTTGCTGGTTCTAATGCTACACAAATTGCAGATGACGTGAAGACAGCCTTGGCGGATGCTCAGAAGCAGATGCCACCAGGTATGAAAGTTACTATTGAGCAGGATGTTACCGAGTTCCTCTTTGCTTCTATTGAAGAAGTACTCTTTACCTTGGTAATTACGCTTTTGTTGGTATTCTTCGTTGTGTACATCTTCTTGCAGGACTTCCGCTCTACGGTTATTCCAATGATTGCCGTACCAGTGGCTTTGATAGGTACCTTCTTCTTCCTTTGGGTATTTGGTTTCTCCATCAACCTATTGACACTTTCGGCATTGCTGTTGGCGATTGCGATTGTGGTCGATGATGCCATCGTGGTCGTTGAGGCTGTACATGCAAAACTTGATTTAGGTTATAAGAGTGCGTTGACCGCTGCTATTGATGCGATGAACGAAATCTCTGGTGCTATTATTTCTATTACTTTGGTAATGGCAGCTGTATTCGTGCCTGTATCATTTATGGGTGGAACCTCTGGTACATTCTATCGTGAGTTTGGTGTGACGATGGCTGTGTCTATCGTTATCTCTGCTTTGAATGCTTTAACATTATCTCCAGCACTTTGTGCTATCTTCTTGAAACCACATAGCAAGGATGAGGAGCATAAAAAGCTGTCACGTATTGACCGCTTCCACATGGCTTTCAATACGCAGTATGACAAGATTAATAGTAAGTATCAGACGGTTGTAGAGAAGATTATCAATCATCGTTGGATTTCGAGTGTTACGGTCATCTTGGGTATTGTAGCACTTGTTGTTACAATGAAATTCACCCAGACTGGTCTTGTTCCAAATGAGGATACAGGTACATTGTTTGCAATGATCAGTATGCCACCAGGTACATCACAGGCTGAGACTCAGAAGGTGACTGACCAGATTGATAGAATGTTGGCAAGCAACCCCTATATTGAGCGTCGTGAGCAAATTGTAGGTTACAACTTCATGGCAGGGCAGGGTTCTAACCAGTCAACCTTTATTATTAAGTTAAAGCCATTTGCCGAGCGTGAGTATGGAATGATAGATCGTATTAAGTCTGTCTTTGATGGCGCAGGTATAGCTGGTTTGTTTATTGACCCGACATCGTCTAATATGATTTTGGGTATGATATACAAGCAGACTGCAAGTATCAAGGGAGCACAGATTATTGCTTTTGGGCCACCGATGATTCCTGGTTATGGTCTTTCAAATGGTGTGTCATTTGTATTGCAGGATAAGACGGGTGGCGACCTTAATAAGTTCTATAAGGTAGCACAGGATTATTTGGCTGCATTGAACAAGCGTCCAGAGTTTAGCCGTGCACTGACCACCTATAACCCTAACTATCCACAGTATATGGTTGACGTCGATGTGGCAAAGGCAAAGCAGGCAGGTACTTCGCCTTCTGCAATCCTCGCAGTATTGCAGGGATATTATGGTGGTATGTATGCATCAAACTTTAACTCTTATGGTAAACTTTTCCGTGTTATGATTCAAGGTACGGTTGAGAGTCGTATGAGTGAGGATGGACTGACGAATATCTATGTAAGAACTACTGGCGGGATGGCACCTGTAAGCGAGTTCTGTACATTGAAGCGTGTTTATGGTCCATCAAATATCACACGTTTCAACCTCTTTACCTCTATCGCAATCAGTGCTACACCAGCTGATGGTTATTCTTCTGGTCAAGCTATTCAAGCAGCTGAGGAGGTTGCAAAACAAGTATTGCCACAGGGTTATGGTTATGAATTCTCTGGTCTGACTCGTTCAGAGAAAGAAGCATCTAACTCAACAGCAATGATCTTTGTTCTTTGTATCGTTTTCGTTTACCTGATTTTGAGTGCGCAGTATGAGAGCTACATTCTTCCATTGGCAGTAATTCTATCTATTCCAATCGGTTTGGCTGGTGCATTTATCTTCACGATGATCTTCGGGCATAGTAACGACATCTATATGCAGATCTCATTGATTATGTTGATTGGTCTGTTGGCAAAGAATGCCATCCTTATCGTAGAGTTTGCTCTTGAGCGTCGTCGTACGGGTATGGCTATCAAGTATGCAGCAATCTTAGGTGCTGGTGCTCGTCTTCGTCCTATCCTTATGACTTCACTTGCGATGATTATCGGTTTGTTGCCTTTGATGTTTGCAAGTGGTGTAGGTCGTAATGGTAACCAGACATTGGGTGCTGCTGCTGTCGGTGGTATGCTTATCGGTACACTCTGTCAGGTGTTTGTTGTGCCAGCTCTGTTTGCCTTCTTCCAGTACCTGCAGGAGCGTGTTAAGCCTCTCGTATTTGAAGATGAGGCAAGCCGTGATGTTATCAAGGAACTTGAGCAGTTCTCAAAGGGACTTGCAACGGATTATAAGATAGAAGAGTAG